GCGGGACGGCGCCACCCAGCAGCCGGGTGATGAAACCGCGGGTCTCGGCGTCGCGGTGCTCGGACATGGTGGCCCTGCGGAGGCGTGCGGCGAATCCGGTCATGCGTACGGTTCGTCCTTCCTGGGTTGCCGGTGCCACGGTGGTGATCCCTACGATGGGGGAGAGCCGGCCGGGAATCGTTGCGGAATTCCCGGCCGGTTCCCGTCTCGATCGAGCACCGGCATCTTCAGGTTAGGGTAACCTAACTTCGGCGCGGAGTCAGCCGCCCAGGCTCGCCGCGGCCGCGGCGATCGTCGACGCGAAGTAGCTGACCTGGGTGTAAACGCCCGGCTTGTTCGGCCGCGCGCATCCGTCGCCCCAGCTCACGATCCCGACCTGGATCCAGGCGTTGGCGGCGTCCCGGCGGAACATCGGGCCGCCCGAGTCACCCTGGCAGGTGTCCACCCCGCCGGAGGTGTACCCGGCGCAGATCTCGTCGGTCGCGATGATCTCGCCGTTGTACATCGACCTGGAGTTGCAGGTGGCGTCGCTGACGAACGGGACGGTCGCCTTGAGCAGGTAGCGCTGCTGCGAGCCGCCCTCGGTCGCCGCGCCCCAGCCGGAGATGGTGAAGGTGCCCGAGTCGTACGCCGTGGTGGTCGCGATCGGCAGCGTGGCCAGTCCGTTGACCGGGCTGGCGAGGCGGATCAGCGCCCAGTCCTTGCCGTTCCCGGTGTAGCCGGGCGCCCGGTACACGTAGTTCGACTTGCGGGTGATCTTGCTGGTCGAGTTCAGGTCGACCACGCCCAGGGTGGCGGTGATCGAGGTGTTCGTGCCGGTCCGGCCGACGCAGTGCGCGGCGGTGAGCACCAGGTTCGGGCTGTACAGGGCGCCGCCACAGCCCATCGACAGCCGCACCATGAAGGGGAACTCGCCCTGCGCCGCGCGGGTGCCGCCGACCACGTTCGCGTCGGCGTGCGCGGCTCCGGGCGCGGTCAGCAGGCCCGCGGTGGCGGTAGTGATCAAGGTGGCGAGAACGGTCAGCCATCTGCGCATCTTCGGTTCTCCTCGGTGCCGGGGGGGTGCGCCCGGTGGGGCGCTGAGGAGAGAGTTTCATTCACATCTATGAATTCGGTTATCCCAAATCGGTCATACCGCCGGAGGGTCGCCCGCGTCGCCGTCATGCCGCCTGCCCCCGGCCCTCGGCCGCCGGCCTCCCGGCCCGAGCCGCCGACCTCCTGTCCCGAGCCGCCGACCTTCTCCACCATGCCGCCGATCGAAGCATGGAAATTTCTTATTGACTAGCTGTCTTAACAGTCGTAATTTTCATCGGCAACAGCCGTCGATGAAAAGGATGTCCGACGTGACCGGAGAGAGCGGCGTCACCAGCAGTGACTTCCTGCACCGGGTCCGGGTCGTGGTGGACCGGATCGGCACCGGTCAGGTCGACGAGAAGCGACGTGCTGCCGACCTGCTCACCACCACGGTGCGTAACGGGGGCGTGATCCAGGCCTTCGGCTGCGGCCACTCCGAGGCGCTCGCCATGGAGATCGCCGGCCGAGCCGGAGGCCTGGTTCCGACCAACCGGATCGCGCTGCGCGACATCGTGCTCTACGGCGGTGACTCGCTCGACACGCTGGCCGACCCGATGGTCGAGCGGAACACCGCGATCGCCCACCGGCTCTACGACCTCGCCCCGGTCAAACCGGACGACGCGTTCGTGATCGCCTCGAACTCGGGGATCAACGGTGCGGTCGTCGAGATGGCGCTGCTGGTCAAGGAGCGCGGCCACCCGCTCGTCGCGATCACCTCGGCCGCGCACACGGCCGGCGTCGCCTCCCGGCACCCGAGTGGGCGCAAGCTCGGCGAGATCGCGGACGTGGTGCTGGACAACGGGGCGCCGTACGGCGACGCGATCCTCCCGATCCCGGGCGGCGGCGCGGTCGGCGCGGTCTCCTCGATCACCGCGGCGCTGCTGGCCCAGCAGCTCGTCACCGACGTGGTCGCCAACCTGCTCGCGGCGGGGATCACCCCGCCGGTCTACCTGTCGGACAACGTGCCCGGCGGTAAGGAACACAACGCGGAACTGGAAGCACGGTACGCCGGTCGGATCCGGCGCACCGCCTGAGAGCCCGGTATGCCCTGGCGCAGGGTCTGGCCACCCTGACGGTCAGCCAGGGCCGCCGCTGTGAACGGCACCTCCGCACCGGAGTGACCACCGGCGCGGTCAAGTAGCTCCTCGGAAAGGAGTCCCCCGTGCTTGGCAAGAAATTCGCTGGGATAGCCGCGGCCGTACTGGCCGCCTCGGGCATCGTCGCCCTGAGCTCCGGCTCGCCCGCCGCGGCCGCTGACTGCGGATATCTGTTCGACGACTTCCACTACAACACCTCCTCGGACGCGGCGCTGACCGCGAACGGCTGGACGCCGCGCAGCTACCAGGGCGGTCCCGGCGTGGCCGGGGCGAACTGGTCGCCTGCCAACATCACCTTCCCCACCGCGAACGGGGACAAGGTCGCGCAGCTCACCGCGTACACCGACGGCACCGCGACCGGTACCGGGCACGCCGAGCTGTACTCGACCCAGAAGCGGTACCTGGAGGGCACCTACGCCAGCCGGATCAAGTTCACCGACGCACCGGCGTCCGGGGCGGACGGCGACCACATCAACGAGACGTTCTTCACGATCAGCCCGCTCAACGGGGATCTCGACCCGACCTACAGCGAGCTGGACATCTCCGAGTACCTGCCGAACGGCGGCTGGGGCGAGACCGGGCCGATCAACTACCAGACGACCTGGTACACGTACCGGAACGACCCCTGGTACGCCGACAACCTGCACTCCTCGCAGCGGTCCAGCCTGGACGGCTGGCACGACCTGGTCGCCCAGGTGGCGAACGGGCACGTCGTCTACTACATCGACGGGGTGCAGGTCGGCGACCACGGCGGGAAGTACTTCCCGCGCCAGACGATGACCATCAACTGGAACCTGTGGTTCATCGACCTGGCCACGCACACCGGCGGGAAGAGCACCTACAACCAGCAGATCGACTGGGTGCTGTTCGCGAAGAACCAGGTGCTGTCGCCGGCCCAGGCCACCGCGCAGGCGGCCGCCTACCGGTCGGGCGGGAAGGCGTTCCTGGACACCGTCGCCTCCAGCGGCACGTGCTCGACGCCGACCACCCCGCCGGTGACCCCGTCCTCGACGCCGTCGTCCACCCCGCCGACCTCGCAGCCGCCGGCGACCGGATGCTCGGACGCGCCGGAGTGGCAGTTCAGCTCGGTGTACCTGGGCGGCAACCTGGTCAAGCACGAGAAGAGCAAGTACGGCGACCCCAGCGGCCCGCCGTCCGGCCAGGGCAAGCACCTCTGGAAGGCGCGGTACTGGACGCAGGGCTCGGAGCCGGGCTGGACCGAGCAGTGGCAGGACCTCGGCCCCTGCGCGTGATCTGAGGCAACGGCGGGGCGCTTTCTCGAAAAGCGCCCCGCCGTTCTCCTCACCCGCGCTTGCTGTACCGCCAGCCGATCGACCAGACGATGCCCGAGACGCAGAAGCCGTAGATGGCCGCGTCCAGCAGGTCCACCCGGAATACGAGCGCGATGAGGGACAGCAGGATCGCTCCCACCGAGCCCGCGATGCCGGCGTAGACGGCGATGCCGGCCCAGGCACGTGGCCGATCAGACGGTGCCGCCTGCTGCGCCCACATGTGCACGGCGAACAGCAGGAATGCCATGGTCCACTTCATCTGACTGAACCTCCGCGTGCTCCTAGGCCTTGCAGTTCTTGTTGGTGGAGGGCACGTCGTCGAAGCTGACCGCCGCGATCTGCTGCGTCGGCAGCACCGCCTGCACCATGTTGATCCGAACGACGAAGCAACCCTTCCGGTTCGCCGCCTTGTTGATCTCGTAAGCGGCCGCGACACCGGACACGACTACGGCGGCGGCGCAGGCTCCGGCAGCGACGGGCACCGGGATCTTGGCGCACCCGGTGGCACCGGCGATGATGCCGGCGGCGCTGCCACCCGCGCCGAGCGTGCCCTGGAGAGCCTTCGTAGCCGACCGCTTCCAGTAGAACGAGCAGGTCACGCCGCCGCAGAACTTGACCACGTCGGGGTCGGCCACGACCGGGTACAGGGCGCCCGCGGTGTCGATGTGCTGCGTGACCGTGCCACCGTCAACCTCGTACCAGGTGTGCAGCGACTTGCCGGTGCGATCCTTGGCCCATGGCGCCGCGACGGCGCCCAGCACGACGGCGCCGTCCGCCGTGACGATGTCCAGGCCACCGTCGCCGGCCGGCTCCAGCTTCGCGCCGGACGGCAGGTCGAAGTCGAAGTCGTACGCCTTCGGCGCCTTGGCGTCGTGGAGCGTCACCAGCGCGCGGACGTGGCCGTCGGCCAGCGCCTGAACGGCCGTCGAGGCGCTGCGGCCGGGACGCACCAGGGTGCCGTCCGCCGTCTGCACCGTGGCGCTCCCGGTGACCTTGGGAAGCGTCAGCGCGATGGTGTCAGCCGTACCGGTGCCGATGACGACCGGACTGTCCGCGTCCTTGCTGACGGACACCGCGGCGCCGGTGAAGGTATCGCCTGTCGAGGAGAGGCGGACCACCGGCGCGGACGGGTCGTTGCCGGCGGCGCGGACGACGGAAGCGGTCGCCTCCGGGGACTCGGTCCCGAGCGGTGCGGCCGACGCGGCGGTAGGCCCGGACAGCAGCGTGGCAGCAATGGCAGCGGTGCTGAGCAGGGCGACAGCAGGTTTGATGAGGTTCATGGTCCCGATCTCGGTATGACGAGGAGGCTTTTCTGGTGCCGCTTCTGGGCATGGCGATGCCCGGGTTCGAGCGTTGGAGATCCGAAGCGAGCAGCATCGTCACAGGCCAGATACCTAGTGGATGCGTTGCCGCATGCGGGCCCCCGTACCTCCCGATGCGACGCCAGGGACGTTAGCAACCCATTGCCCGCCGCCGATTCGGTGCTTTCGGACAGTCAGCACTGCTGAGGCAGCAATCGGCCGTACCGAAGAATTGGGTTTGATCGGCATGTTCCGCATGCCGGCGGTGATGGTTCGTGCCCGCCCGACCGTTTTGAACCGGGGGTCGGCGACGATCATTGTGATGTATGACAATTCGACGAAAGGGATCCGATGCATAATTTTTGGAAACTCAACTAATCGTCTCGGCGTGCTCGGGCGGCGGATGTGCGACACACCATGTGGCGTTGCGTGTCGCGGACCGTGCCCATATATAGTGTCCCTCGCAGCTGGTTCGCCCATCCCTAGTGGACGGTCGAGGCAACAGGGAACCCGGTGGGAAACCGGGACTGCCCCGCAGCGGTGAGTGGGAACGACCGCCGTCACACAAGCACTGGGTGCGAGCCTGGGAAGCGACGGCCAGTAGGCACGTGCGAAACGCCCACGAGTCCGAAGACCTGCCAGCGCGCCGCACACGACCGTGTGCGGCGGTCGAAGGCCGCGTGGGACGGCTGACGCCCTCGCGACCTCCGTGCGCCCGGAGGGGAGTGTCGGTGTCTTCCCGCGCGGCGACTCGCGAGGGATGAGGGCCATGACGCTCACACCGGAGAAAACCAGCGTGCCGGGACAGCGCCGGCAGGTCATGCAGGTGCGCAAGCGCAACGGCGAGCTGACGCCGGTCGACGTCAATCGGATCGTGGCGGCGGTGGAGCGCTGGATCACCGGGCTGGACGAGGTCGATCCGCTGCGGGTGGCGACCAAGACGATCAGCGGCCTCTACGACGGCGCCACCACCGAGGAGCTGGACAAACTCTCCATCCAGACGGCCGCCGAGCTGATCGGCGAGGAGCCGCAGTATTCGAAGCTGGCCGCCCGGCTGCTCATCGACCTGGTCGAGCAGGAGGTGCGCGAGCAGGGCGTCACGACGTTCAGCGAGTCCATCACGCTGGGCCACACTGAAGGCCTGATCGGCGACGACACTCTAGCCTTTGTAACGAAATTTCGGGACAAACTGGACGTGGCGATCGACGTGAGCGCGGACCTGCGCTTCGAGTATTTCGGCCTTCGCACCGTCGCCGACCGCTACCTGCTGCGCCACCCCACCAAGCGCGTCCCCATCGAGACCCCTCAGTACTGGCTGCTGAGAGTGGCCTGCGGGCTGTCGCAAACCCCCGACGAGGCGATCGGCTTCTACCGCCTCATGTCGAGCCTCGCCTATCTGCCCAGCTCACCCACCCTGTTCAACTCCGGCACCCGGCACACCCAGATGTCCTCGTGCTTCCTGGTCGACTCGCCCAAGGACGAGCTGGACTCGATCTACGAGCGGTACCACCAGGTCGCCAAGCTGTCGAAGTTCTCCGGCGGCATCGGCATCGCCTGGTCCCGGGTCCGCGGCCGGGGCGCGCTGATCCGCGGCACCAACGGCAAGTCCAACGGCATCGTCCCGTTCCTGAAGACCCTGGACGCCGGGGTCGCCGCGGTCAACCAGGGTGGCCGGCGCAAGGGCGCGGCCTGCGTCTACCTGGAGCCCTGGCACCCCGACGTCGAGGAGTTCCTGGAGCTGCGGGACAACACGGGCGAGGACTCACGGCGTACGCATAACTTGAATTTGGCGAACTGGATCCCGGACGAGTTCATGCGTCGGGTGGAGGCTGACGAACAGTGGTCGCTGATCGACCCGTCGGACGCCCCCGAGTTGCCCGACCTGTTCGGCGACGCATTCACCGAGGCCTATCGGAATGCGGAGAAGAAGGCGGTCCGGACCGTCAAGGCCCGCGATCTGTACGGCCGGATGATGCGCACCCTGGCGCAGACCGGCAACGGCTGGATGACCTTCAAGGACCGGTCGAACGCGCTGTCCAACCAGACCGGCGCGCCCGGCAACACGATCCACCTCTCCAACCTGTGCACCGAGATCCTCGAGGTGAACAGCGACGACGAGACGGCCGTCTGCAACCTCGGCTCGATCAACCTGGGCGCGCACACCACCGCCGGCGGCGTGGACTGGGAGCGGCTGCGGGCGACCGTGCGCACCGCGGTGGTCTTCCTGGACCGGGTGATCGACATCAACTACTACCCGTCCCAGCAGGCCGCCGCGTCGAACCCGCGCTGGCGTCCGGTCGGCCTCGGCCTGATGGGCCTCCAGGACGCGTTCTTCACGCTGCGCCTGCCGTTCGACTCGCCGGCCGCCAAGGAGCTGTCCACCCGGGTGCAGGAGGAGATCCTGCTGACCGCGCTGGAGGCGTCGGCCGAGCTCGCCGCGCGGTTCGGGCCGCATCCGGCCTTCGCCGAGACCCGCGCCGCGCGGGGCGACCTGCACCCCGAGCTGTGGGGCGCGCCGCTCGGCCAGCCCGAGCGCTGGGCCGCGGTCAAGGAGCGGATCGCGGCGGACGGCCTGCGCAACTCGCTGCTGATCGCGATCGCGCCGACCGCCACGATCGCGTCGATCGCCGGCTGCTACGAGTGCATCGAGCCGCAGGTCTCCAACCTGTTCAAGCGGGAGACCATGTCCGGCGAGTTCCTCCAGATCAACACCTACCTGGTGCGCGAGCTGAAGGCGCGCGGCCTGTGGACCGCGGAGATCCGGGAGGCGATCAAACGGGCCGAGGGTTCGGTCCAGGACATCGCCGGCCTGCCGGCCGAGATCAAGGGTATCTTCCGTACGGCCTGGGAACTGCCCCAGCGCGCTCTGATCGACCTGGCCGCCGCGCGGGCGCCGTTCATCGACCAGTCGCAGTCGCTGAACCTGTTCCTGGCCGCGCCGACCATCGGCAAGCTCTCGTCGATGTACCTCTACGCCTGGAAGTCCGGGCTGAAGACCTCGTACTACCTGCGCTCGCGCCCCGCGACGCGCATCCAGCAGGCCACCACCGCCGTCGCTCCGTCAGCGACGACGCCGCTGGTCCCGCCCGCTCGAACCGGTCCCGAGGTCGCCTCGTTCGGCGTGAACCTGCTCGGCGACACCGGCGGCGCGCTCGCCGCGGCCCTTGAGAACCCCGACATCTGTGAGGCTTGCCAGTAATGCTGCTCGACCCTGGAATGGACCTGACCCTGCGGCCGATGAAGTATCCGCACTTCTTCGACCGTTTCAAGGACGCCATCAAGAACACCTGGACGGTCGAGGAGGTCGACCTCCACGCCGACCTGGCCGACCTGGCGGTCCTGTCGGACGCGGAGAAGCACATGGTGTCCCGGCTGGTCGCGTTCTTCGCCACCGGCGACACGATCGTCGCGAACAATCTCGTGCTCAACCTCTATCAGCACGTCAATTCCCCGGAGGGGCGCCTTTACCTCTCCCGGCAGCTGTTCGAGGAGGCCGTGCACGTCCAGTTCTATCTGAACCTGCTGGACACCTACGTTCCCGATCTCGACGAGCGCGCGGCCGCATTCGCCGCGGTCGACAACATTCCGTCGATCGCCCGCAAGGCCGAGTTCTGCTTCAAGTGGATCGACTCGGTCTTCGAACTGCGCGCGCTCAAGACGAAAGCGGACCGGCGGGCGTTCCTGCTCAACGTGATCTGCTTCGCCGCGTGCATCGAGGGGCTGTTCTTCTACGGCGCCTTCGCGTACGTGTACTTCCTGCGCTCGCGCGGCCTGCTCCAGGGGCTGGCGTCCGGCACCAACTGGGTGTTCCGTGACGAGAGCATGCACATGGCGTTCGCCTTCGACGTGGTCGAGCAGGTCCGCCGCGAGGAGCCGGATCTGTTCGACGCGGACATGGAGCAGCAGGTCCGCGAGATGCTCGCCGAGGCCGTGGAATGCGAGGTGCAGTTCGCGGCCGACCTGCTGGACCAGGGCGTCAGCGGAATGTCCCTGGCCGACATGCGGGAATACCTCCAGCACGTCGCCGACCGCCGCCTCCAGGTGCTGGGCATCGAGCCGGTTTACGGCAGCAAGAACCCGTTCGCCTTCATGGAGCTCCAGGACGTCCAGGAGTTGTCGAACTTCTTCGAGCGCCGCGTCTCGGCCTACCAGGTGGGGGTTACCGGGAGCGTTACTTTCGACGACGACTTCTAAATTCAAGACCTTCATATACGCGCGTCCGCTGGGGTGCGGATCGCATGCTCCCGCGCGGGCCGGGTACGGCGATCTGGCCGCCGCAAAACGCCGCCGGTGACGAGGCAACTGATTCCCCGACGCCGGTGGGGTTTGCCGGTGGCGGGGAATCAGCTGCCTCGTCACCGGTTACCAGGCGTTTTGCCGCGGAGCGCAGCGGAGCCAGTCAGCTCCGCGTCCAAAACAATCGCCGCACCCTTCAATGCCCGTGGGTGCTCACGGAAAAGAAGAAACCCGGGACCGGTCGTGCCGGTCCCGGGTTTCTTCCCCTCAGGCTCGGCGGCGGCGCCGGGTGAGCGAGAAGCCGAACAACCCGGTCAGCGCGGCGAGGATGCCGCCGCCGGCGGTCCAGAACCAGCGGCCGGAGAAGTCCGGCAGCCAGTCCATGCTGAAGCCGCTCTTCTCGGTGTCGGCACCGGCCGACGCGGCCGGTGCGGGCGCGGTGAGCACGGTGCCGGGCTGGTTGTCCGGGACCAGCGGCTTGGCCAGTTCGCCCTGGTCGGCGTCCTGGTCACCGTTCGGCGTCCGCAGGGTCAGGCTGACCTTGAGCGGCAGACCCAGATCCGTTTCCGGCACCCGCGTGGTGGACAGGCGCACGTAATAGGTGCCGGGCAGCGGATCCCCGTCCTGCGGCTCGGCCCACGAACGGACCTGCCGCAGCCGGCAGCCGAGCGTCACCTGCGCGTCGCCCTTGCCGGCCACCGGGCTCTGCTCACCGGCCACGCACGCCTGGCGGCGGCGCAGCCCGTCGAAGACCTCGATGATCCACGACTCGTCGCCGCTGCGCCCGTCACCGGGCAGCGTGACCGTCGTGCTGAGGTCCGGGCGCTGTCCGGCCCCGGCGGTGAACTGCCAGTACAGGTAGTCACCGGTGACCGCGCCGACCTCGACCGGCTGGTCCGCGCTGATCGGCACCGCGGTCAGGAACGAGGTGCCGGCCGTCTTCACCGGGGCGATCGGTTTCGGGTCGTCGGCGAACGCCGGCGCCGGCACGGCCGCGATCCCGACGATCAGGGCGCCGGTCGCGGCGAGGTGCTTGATCCGCATCAGTTCTCCCTCCAGGTGGCCACCCAGTAGCGGGTGATCCAACCGGCGAGCACGCCGGCGACCAGTCCGGCGATCGCCAGGACCAGCAGGAACAGGAAGCCGCGGCCGAGGCCGGGTGCGTCCGGGGCGTGTGACGCGTCGACCAGGTCGATGCTCAGCTCGACCGGCATGCCGGGGGCGTCCGCGGCGGTCGCCGTCGACGCGAACGAGTTGCTCACGATCAGGCAGAGCTCGGTCGACGTGGTCTCCCCGTGCTCGTCGGCGTCGCTGTCCGCGGCCTCCGCCGACGCCCTGGCGTCCGCCTTCTGCTCGTCGGCCGACCAGCGCAGGCCCGCGGACAGGACGTCCGCGCGGCCGCTGCCCGCATCGACCCCGCGGACCAGCTCACGGCCGTCCTTGCTCGCGGCTTTCAGGAGTACGCCGTAGTCCGGGTTCAGCGCCCGGTCCAGCGAGATGCTCACCGAGGCGCGCAGCTCCTGGTCCGGCTGCACGGCCACCCGGTAGTAACGGTGCTCGCTGATCTTCTCCCGGTCGGTGTAGACGCCCGGGGCGAGCAGCGGCGCGTTGGTGCAGTCCGCGGTGCCGGTGACCACGGCGGGCTGCACCGGCGGCGGCACGGCGGCGCGGTCGACCAGCTGCTGCACCCGGTCGGTCAGCTCCTGTTCGCTCTTCGCCGCGGCGTAGGTGCCGCCGGTCGCGGTGGAGATGCAGACCAGCTGCTTGCGGGTCTTCTCGTCGGGGGTCAGGCCGAGCGTGTCGACCACCAGGTGAGTGCCCTGCGCGGCCAGTTCCCGGGCGACCTCGCACGGGTCGGGCGGGGTGCAGGTGTCCTCGCCGTCGGTGATCAGCACGATTCGCCGTACCGAACCGGTGTCGCCGAGGTCCTCGGCGGCCTTCTTCAGGGCCAGGCCGATCGGGGTGTACCCGGTCGGCTTCAGCGTGGCGATCGCGTTCTTGGCCTGGACCGCGTTGACCGGCCCGACCGGGACGATCTGCTGGGTGTCCTTGCAGGCGATCTTCTTGTTCTTGCCGGGGTAGGTGGCGCCGAGCACCCGGATGCCGAGCTGAGTGTTCTCCGGCAGCGCGTCGACGACCTTGTTGAAGGCGCGCTTGGCCACCGCGATCCGGGTCTCGCCGTCGATGTCGGCGGCACGCATCGAGCCGCTGACGTCGAGGACCAGCTCAACGCGGGGTGGTTCGGAGGGTTCGGTCTCGCGGGCGTTTGCCGGGGCGGCGCCGAGCAGGGTGGCTGCGCCGATCAATCCCGTTGCTACCACTATGGACAGACTTTTGTGGATCACGCGCCAAGATCATAAAGGCAGCCGCCATCCATGGTGGATGGAGGGGTGACCGCCGAGCCGGGCCCTTGTGGGGCCCGGCTCGCGGGCATCGCGCTTGTGGCGCGTTGGTCCAGGCGAAGCGTCCGCCGGCGGCTCTCCCGCCAGCGGATCAGTGCTTTCGCCGCCTTTCGCCGCCGTGATTCAGGCACGGCGGGCGTACGTGGTCACCTGCCGGCGGGCCAGGTCGTCCAGGATCTCGGCGGTCGCGGACGAGCCGAACCGGGTCACGCCGACCGCCGCCATCGCCAGCAGCGTGTCCAGGCTGCGGATCCCGCCGGACGCCTTGACCTGCACCTTCGACGACACCGCCGAGCGCATCAGGGCCAGGTCGTCGATGGTCGCGCCGGTCGGGGCGAACCCGGTCGACGTCTTCACGAACGCCGCCCCGGCTCGCTCCGCGGCCCAGCACGCCGCCAGCTTCTCCTCGTCGGTCAGGTACGCCGTCTCCAGGATGACCTTGACGTGCGCCGGACCGGCCGCCCGCACGATCTCCTTGATCTCGGTCTCCACCGCCGCGATGTCGCCGGAGCGCAGCCAGCCGATGTTGATCACCATGTCGATCTCGGTGGCGCCGCGCTCCACGGCCTGCTCGGTCTCGGCCACCTTCACCTCGGTGCTGGTGTCCCCGTGCGGGAAGCCGATCACGGTGCCGACGCGCACCTCGGTGCCGCGCAGCAGCTCGACCGCGACCGGCACGTCGGACGGCCGCACACAGACCGAGGCGACCTGGTATTTGGCCGCAATGGCGCAGCCCGACCGCACGTCCTCGAGCGTGAACTGCGGCTGGAGGATCGAGTGGTCGATCATGCGGGCGATCTGCGACACCGTGAAATCCATGGCACTGAACCGTACCTGTCTAGACAGCCACCTGTCTAGACAGGTTGGCCGTATCGGTAGGGTGTGCGTCATGTCCGCCGGACCAGACTTCGCGCCGCGATACTTCCGCATCGAGCAGGAGCTCCGAGCGCGGATCGCCAAGGCACGGCCGCACGATCCGCTGCCCTCCGAGCCGGAGCTGGCCCGCGAGTTCGGGGTGAGCCGGATGACCGCCCGGGCCGCGGTCACCCAGCTGGTCAACGACGGTTTGGCGTACCGTGCGCCCGGTCGCGGCACGTTCGTGGCGGTGCCCACCGGCCCGCGCCGCGCGGACAACCTGATCCGCCTCAGCGAGGAGATCCGCAAGCAGGGCAAGGTCCCGTCGTCCCGGGTGGTCAGCGCCGAGCTGCGCCCGGCCACCGTGATCGAGGCCACCCGGTTGCGGCAGCGGGCCGGCGACGTGGTGGCGATCTACCGCGTCCGGCAGGCCGACGGCGACCCGTTCGCCTTCGAGCACGCCTGCTATCCGGGAGCGCTGAGCGCGCTGCTCGACTTCGACCTCTCCGGGTCGGTGCACGAGGCACTGGTCGCCCTGGGCCGGATCCCGACCCGGGGCACCTCGACGATCACCGCCCAGCCGGCGAACGAGGAGGACGCCAAGGAGTTGGGTGTCCCGGCCGGCACCGCCCTGCTGGTCGAGGAACGCCTGATCCTGGACCAGGAGGGCCGCCCCCTGGAGCTGAGCGAGTCCCGTTACTCCGGCACCAAGTACCGCCTGGACGTGGCCTTCGGCGTCGAGCCCCACCAATAAACCGGTCGGCGGCCCGGATGTGTCCGGGTAGCCTCGTCGCCGTGGCATATCAGATCTACCTCTGAGCTCGCCCGAGCCTGACCCGCCGAGCGCATCGCGCCGCGGGCGGCTCGCCGCTGTCCAGCACAGCCCTCCGCTCAGGGGAAGAATCCGCATGCCTGCCACCATCACCCTGCCCGCGCGCGCCCAAGCCCAGCTCGTAGCCGCCGGGCTTCGCGCCGACCGAGCGCACCTGTCCGATATAGATCTCACCGTCTCGCCCGGCTCGCGCTGGGGCGTGATCGGCGAGAACGGCCGCGGCAAGACCACCCTGCTCCGCCTGCTCAGCGGAGCTCTGACCCCGGACGCCGGCACGGTCCGGCTGACCGGCACTCTCGGCGTCGCCGACCAGGAACTCGCCTTCGCTCCGGCCGACACGGTCGGCACCCTGATCGACACCGCCCTCGCCGACACCCGAGCCGTCCTCCGCGCCCTCGACGAAGCCGCACAGTCCCTCACCGCACTCACCGCACGGGAGTCCTTTGGGCCGGCGGGGTTCGCCGCCGGCCAGGCCGGCGCGGCTGCCGACTATGCGCGGGCGCTCGACGCGGCCGAACTGC
Above is a genomic segment from Actinoplanes ianthinogenes containing:
- a CDS encoding S1 family peptidase translates to MRRWLTVLATLITTATAGLLTAPGAAHADANVVGGTRAAQGEFPFMVRLSMGCGGALYSPNLVLTAAHCVGRTGTNTSITATLGVVDLNSTSKITRKSNYVYRAPGYTGNGKDWALIRLASPVNGLATLPIATTTAYDSGTFTISGWGAATEGGSQQRYLLKATVPFVSDATCNSRSMYNGEIIATDEICAGYTSGGVDTCQGDSGGPMFRRDAANAWIQVGIVSWGDGCARPNKPGVYTQVSYFASTIAAAAASLGG
- a CDS encoding sugar isomerase domain-containing protein, giving the protein MTGESGVTSSDFLHRVRVVVDRIGTGQVDEKRRAADLLTTTVRNGGVIQAFGCGHSEALAMEIAGRAGGLVPTNRIALRDIVLYGGDSLDTLADPMVERNTAIAHRLYDLAPVKPDDAFVIASNSGINGAVVEMALLVKERGHPLVAITSAAHTAGVASRHPSGRKLGEIADVVLDNGAPYGDAILPIPGGGAVGAVSSITAALLAQQLVTDVVANLLAAGITPPVYLSDNVPGGKEHNAELEARYAGRIRRTA
- a CDS encoding glycosyl hydrolase, yielding MLGKKFAGIAAAVLAASGIVALSSGSPAAAADCGYLFDDFHYNTSSDAALTANGWTPRSYQGGPGVAGANWSPANITFPTANGDKVAQLTAYTDGTATGTGHAELYSTQKRYLEGTYASRIKFTDAPASGADGDHINETFFTISPLNGDLDPTYSELDISEYLPNGGWGETGPINYQTTWYTYRNDPWYADNLHSSQRSSLDGWHDLVAQVANGHVVYYIDGVQVGDHGGKYFPRQTMTINWNLWFIDLATHTGGKSTYNQQIDWVLFAKNQVLSPAQATAQAAAYRSGGKAFLDTVASSGTCSTPTTPPVTPSSTPSSTPPTSQPPATGCSDAPEWQFSSVYLGGNLVKHEKSKYGDPSGPPSGQGKHLWKARYWTQGSEPGWTEQWQDLGPCA
- a CDS encoding ribonucleoside-diphosphate reductase subunit alpha, whose translation is MTLTPEKTSVPGQRRQVMQVRKRNGELTPVDVNRIVAAVERWITGLDEVDPLRVATKTISGLYDGATTEELDKLSIQTAAELIGEEPQYSKLAARLLIDLVEQEVREQGVTTFSESITLGHTEGLIGDDTLAFVTKFRDKLDVAIDVSADLRFEYFGLRTVADRYLLRHPTKRVPIETPQYWLLRVACGLSQTPDEAIGFYRLMSSLAYLPSSPTLFNSGTRHTQMSSCFLVDSPKDELDSIYERYHQVAKLSKFSGGIGIAWSRVRGRGALIRGTNGKSNGIVPFLKTLDAGVAAVNQGGRRKGAACVYLEPWHPDVEEFLELRDNTGEDSRRTHNLNLANWIPDEFMRRVEADEQWSLIDPSDAPELPDLFGDAFTEAYRNAEKKAVRTVKARDLYGRMMRTLAQTGNGWMTFKDRSNALSNQTGAPGNTIHLSNLCTEILEVNSDDETAVCNLGSINLGAHTTAGGVDWERLRATVRTAVVFLDRVIDINYYPSQQAAASNPRWRPVGLGLMGLQDAFFTLRLPFDSPAAKELSTRVQEEILLTALEASAELAARFGPHPAFAETRAARGDLHPELWGAPLGQPERWAAVKERIAADGLRNSLLIAIAPTATIASIAGCYECIEPQVSNLFKRETMSGEFLQINTYLVRELKARGLWTAEIREAIKRAEGSVQDIAGLPAEIKGIFRTAWELPQRALIDLAAARAPFIDQSQSLNLFLAAPTIGKLSSMYLYAWKSGLKTSYYLRSRPATRIQQATTAVAPSATTPLVPPARTGPEVASFGVNLLGDTGGALAAALENPDICEACQ
- a CDS encoding ribonucleotide-diphosphate reductase subunit beta, with translation MLLDPGMDLTLRPMKYPHFFDRFKDAIKNTWTVEEVDLHADLADLAVLSDAEKHMVSRLVAFFATGDTIVANNLVLNLYQHVNSPEGRLYLSRQLFEEAVHVQFYLNLLDTYVPDLDERAAAFAAVDNIPSIARKAEFCFKWIDSVFELRALKTKADRRAFLLNVICFAACIEGLFFYGAFAYVYFLRSRGLLQGLASGTNWVFRDESMHMAFAFDVVEQVRREEPDLFDADMEQQVREMLAEAVECEVQFAADLLDQGVSGMSLADMREYLQHVADRRLQVLGIEPVYGSKNPFAFMELQDVQELSNFFERRVSAYQVGVTGSVTFDDDF